A window of the Narcine bancroftii isolate sNarBan1 chromosome 4, sNarBan1.hap1, whole genome shotgun sequence genome harbors these coding sequences:
- the lrrc3 gene encoding leucine-rich repeat-containing protein 3 — protein MSYFSGWCRDILTMLQTDMPWPQLKMAHPTVLGGLLLLSSLVQAATTSCPRSCQCFDKNGKYVRCAGKNLKEIPKDLPADTVSLHLNSNRITKIPKNAFKDLNLLKELDLSKNAIESIDIGAFKGIPEGLKMLDLSSNQIQSVPKDVFGKIKAKIRLSNNPWHCECTLQQVIKELTLDPETVNDFICQSSVQEEYTGQPLIQILNSGINFCNIHQKTTDVAMFITMFGWFTMVISYIVYYVRQNQEDARRHLEYLKSLPSTQITKEFDTISTVL, from the coding sequence ATGAGCTACTTTAGCGGATGGTGCAGAGATATCCTCACCATGTTGCAGACAGATATGCCATGGCCCCAGCTCAAGATGGCACATCCTACAGTCTTGGGTggtctgctgctgctctcctcctTGGTTCAAGCGGCCACCACCTCCTGTCCCCGAAGCTGCCAGTGCTTTGACAAAAATGGCAAGTATGTCCGGTGCGCTGGCAAGAACCTGAAGGAAATTCCCAAAGACCTCCCTGCTGATACTGTGTCCTTACATCTCAATTCCAACAGGATAACCAAAATACCCAAAAATGCCTTCAAGGACTTAAACCTACTCAAGGAGCTGGACTTATCCAAAAATGCCATTGAGTCAATAGATATTGGGGCATTTAAAGGAATCCCTGAGGGCCTCAAGATGCTTGATCTGTCAAGCAACCAGATCCAGAGTGTACCGAAGGATGTTTTTGGTAAGATTAAAGCCAAGATCCGCCTCTCCAACAATCCATGGCACTGTGAATGTACTCTGCAGCAGGTCATCAAGGAGTTGACCCTGGACCCAGAGACGGTCAACGATTTCATCTGCCAGTCCTCCGTCCAGGAGGAGTACACAGGCCAGCCACTCATCCAGATCCTCAATTCAGGCATCAACTTCTGCAACATTCACCAAAAGACAACAGACGTGGCCATGTTCATCACCATGTTCGGCTGGTTCACCATGGTCATCTCCTACATTGTGTACTACGTGCGTCAGAATCAGGAAGACGCCAGGCGCCACCTCGAATACCTGAAGTCCCTTCCCAGCACTCAGATCACTAAGGAGTTTGACACAATCAGTACTGTACTATGA